A single window of Rubripirellula lacrimiformis DNA harbors:
- the ppc gene encoding phosphoenolpyruvate carboxylase, which translates to MPNEPKNSDRLRDEIAMLGNLLGETIREIAGDDALYIVEDLRRLAWDNREGRPAAASRLNGSIASLTPNQLRVVIRSFSIFLDLLNLSEDRQRVRVLEQRERDQTVDGRGESIASAVVHLKEAGKSAEDVQGLLDHLHIELVFTAHPTEAKRRSVRSKLRKIRELMCQYDIESRPAGKTKLERLIQAELAKLWQTNFIRPWRPSVMQEVQRALSIKPVLWEVVPQNLSELRHALANTYPHKEFNLKPCVTYGSWIGGDRDGHPGVTPEVTEQTFQWLREAALDFHLTSCDRLYDSLSLSERQLTWGHDLGVRVKEAVAQWPDLESDIAAIPPDELCRRWLAVMKWRIERTRLINLDGDPIDGSYSTSQQMGDDVNALLQSVTKFPGGDLLADEVSVWKDQISAFGFHLTCLDVRQDARAYRDVMNEILVAVGLAADVDTVDSLDESQRQSILVDSLDENVLGAIDGGSPLSSDASDTLDLFKLLHRVMAAYGPQAIGGHVISMTQVPSDVLTVLWLWRQTGLAMGDLAAEQLTRLPVMPLFETIEDLQNGPQILTDLFAVPAYRQHVDAQDDQQVVMLGYSDSTKDGGYLSACWSLYRAQLQLQEVASEAGIELTFFHGRGGSLGRGGGPTARSIRSLPVGTFRGALRLTEQGEVLADRYDDQQIAHRHLEQVVWSSLLASGDPPPADPDQWTETLDTMATDSFTHYRQLIEQPDFVPFFRLGTPVDEVEQLQIGSRPSRRRGGASLSDLRAIPWVFSWTQCRCLIPAWYGLGTATEMILEQQGMAQQLQTMYRDWPFFQATIDNAELAIAKSDMDIAGYYAQLADQSENLKTISQMIRDEHRRSQAAILKITGRDSLLGGTPWLKESIRVRNRYIDPLNLIQVELLSRLRACAEETGEEAQQRQTELQYLARLSINGLASGMRTSG; encoded by the coding sequence ATGCCAAACGAACCGAAAAACTCGGACCGATTACGTGACGAGATCGCCATGCTTGGCAATCTTTTAGGTGAAACGATCCGCGAAATTGCCGGGGACGATGCCCTGTACATCGTCGAAGACCTGCGGCGGTTGGCGTGGGACAATCGCGAGGGGCGGCCTGCGGCGGCCAGCCGGCTGAACGGTTCGATCGCGTCCTTAACGCCCAATCAGCTTCGCGTGGTGATTCGGTCCTTCAGTATTTTTCTGGATCTGTTGAATCTGTCCGAGGATCGTCAGCGGGTCCGTGTGCTGGAGCAGCGCGAACGTGACCAAACCGTTGATGGTCGCGGCGAATCGATTGCCAGCGCTGTGGTGCACTTGAAAGAGGCTGGGAAGTCGGCCGAAGATGTCCAAGGGCTGTTGGATCACCTGCATATCGAGCTGGTTTTTACCGCGCACCCGACCGAGGCCAAACGGCGCTCGGTACGCAGCAAGCTGCGCAAAATTCGCGAACTGATGTGCCAGTACGATATCGAATCGCGACCAGCCGGGAAGACGAAACTGGAACGGCTGATTCAAGCCGAATTGGCGAAACTGTGGCAGACAAACTTCATCCGGCCGTGGCGCCCCTCGGTGATGCAAGAAGTCCAACGTGCGCTTTCCATCAAGCCGGTGCTATGGGAGGTCGTGCCACAGAACCTCAGTGAACTTCGGCATGCGTTGGCAAACACCTATCCCCACAAAGAATTCAATCTGAAACCGTGCGTGACCTATGGGTCCTGGATCGGTGGCGACCGTGATGGGCACCCGGGCGTCACTCCCGAAGTTACCGAACAAACCTTTCAGTGGCTTCGTGAAGCCGCATTGGATTTCCACCTGACGTCCTGCGATCGGTTGTACGATTCGCTAAGCCTGTCGGAACGTCAACTGACCTGGGGCCACGATCTTGGCGTTCGAGTCAAAGAAGCGGTCGCTCAATGGCCGGATCTGGAATCGGACATCGCAGCCATTCCGCCCGACGAACTTTGCCGGCGATGGTTGGCCGTGATGAAGTGGCGGATCGAACGGACACGCCTGATCAATCTGGACGGGGATCCGATCGACGGCAGCTATTCGACGTCGCAACAAATGGGCGATGACGTCAATGCATTGCTGCAGTCGGTGACGAAGTTCCCCGGTGGTGATTTGCTGGCCGACGAAGTCTCGGTTTGGAAAGACCAAATATCCGCATTCGGGTTCCATTTGACCTGTCTAGACGTCCGGCAAGACGCGCGTGCATACCGGGATGTGATGAACGAGATCCTGGTCGCCGTGGGTTTGGCCGCCGACGTCGATACCGTCGATTCGCTGGATGAATCTCAGCGGCAAAGCATCCTGGTCGACTCGCTCGACGAAAATGTTCTTGGCGCAATCGATGGTGGTTCCCCCTTATCCAGCGACGCGTCGGATACCTTGGACCTGTTCAAACTGCTGCACCGTGTGATGGCCGCCTACGGACCGCAGGCAATCGGCGGGCACGTGATCAGCATGACTCAGGTGCCCAGCGACGTGCTGACGGTCCTGTGGTTGTGGCGTCAGACCGGACTGGCAATGGGCGACCTAGCCGCCGAACAGTTGACTCGGCTGCCCGTGATGCCACTGTTCGAAACGATCGAAGACCTGCAGAACGGTCCACAGATTTTGACGGACCTGTTCGCCGTTCCCGCCTATCGCCAACACGTGGACGCACAGGATGACCAGCAAGTGGTGATGCTGGGTTATTCCGATAGCACCAAGGACGGTGGATACCTTTCGGCGTGCTGGTCGCTCTATCGAGCCCAGTTGCAGTTGCAAGAGGTTGCGTCCGAGGCGGGGATCGAGTTGACCTTTTTCCACGGACGCGGCGGATCGCTTGGACGAGGCGGCGGACCGACGGCCCGCAGCATTCGATCGTTGCCCGTCGGGACCTTCCGCGGCGCCCTGCGGTTGACCGAACAAGGTGAAGTGCTGGCGGATCGATACGATGATCAACAGATCGCCCACCGCCACCTGGAACAGGTCGTGTGGTCCTCGCTGTTGGCTAGCGGCGACCCACCACCGGCCGATCCCGATCAGTGGACCGAGACGCTTGATACGATGGCCACCGATTCGTTCACGCACTATCGCCAATTGATTGAACAGCCTGACTTTGTTCCCTTTTTCCGATTGGGAACACCCGTCGACGAAGTCGAACAGTTGCAGATCGGTTCACGGCCGTCGCGTCGTCGCGGTGGCGCAAGTTTGTCGGACCTGCGAGCGATCCCCTGGGTGTTTTCCTGGACTCAGTGCCGCTGTCTGATCCCCGCCTGGTACGGGTTGGGGACGGCGACGGAAATGATCTTGGAACAGCAAGGCATGGCCCAGCAGTTGCAAACGATGTATCGTGATTGGCCCTTTTTTCAAGCGACAATCGATAATGCTGAACTTGCCATCGCCAAGTCCGACATGGACATCGCAGGCTATTACGCTCAGCTAGCCGATCAGAGCGAGAACCTGAAAACGATCAGCCAGATGATCCGTGACGAACATCGACGATCGCAAGCGGCGATCCTGAAGATCACGGGCCGGGATTCGTTGTTGGGAGGCACACCCTGGTTGAAGGAATCGATTCGTGTTCGGAATCGGTACATCGACCCGTTGAACCTGATTCAGGTCGAACTGCTAAGCCGGTTGCGTGCGTGTGCCGAGGAAACAGGCGAAGAGGCACAGCAGAGGCAAACCGAATTGCAGTACCTGGCTCGACTGTCGATCAACGGCCTAGCATCCGGGATGCGAACCAGCGGCTAA